CACACCTCTGCGAGCTGTTAACCCCCGCACCCGCTCGCCCCCACACCCGCCCCTATGAGGGGCCGTATGGGACATAATTCAGAAttagcattcacacacacacgtgaaaagcattcacacacacacacatgaaaatgcatacacacacatgtgaaatcattcacacacacacatgtgaaaatgcgcacacacacatgtgaaatcattcacacacacatgtgaaaatgtgcacacacacatgtgaaatgcattcacacacacatgtgaaaaggCATGCACACACACGTGAAATGCTTTCACAAAcgcatgtgaaaatgcacacacatgcatgtgaaatactttctcaaacataatttttttcacctaaaCAGGAAGGCATTTCACCTAAACCGGAAGGCATTTCACCTAAACAGGAAGGCATTTCACCTAAACAGGAAGGCATTTTACCTAAAAAGGAAGTGATTTGTGCTGAACAgccaataaaaaaaagagagaagtgaACCGGAAGACGCAACTCGGTAAACAGATTTCAACAAAAGGCTTGAGGGAAGTTTCAGTTTTACCTTCTTTCCAGCAATGTATCTTCATCTCATGCTTTTTGTATTTCATTTCCAAACGTTTTTTCTTCAAGCCAAAGGCACTGAAGAAGAagatattagattttttttaaatagtgccTTGCAATGCATTGAGTCACTGCAAAGGGAACAACCTGACAGCTTCAGTGAAGAGAGACTGTACAGACAACTGGATGATCATACAAGGACTCTTTGTACATATATTGCTGCTGTGTCTGGATATGATCACCTTAATTCTGGTGTTAGCAGCCAGTTAGTATCTTTGTATAGATGCTTTTGGCATTTGCTGCAAGATCACTACGCCAGACAGAGCTCTACTAATGGGACACCAAACAACTTGAGACCCCCAACAACCCTGAGTGGCTATCGAGGTCGGCCTCGATACACCATATCTGCCGAACAGATAGAGCACTGCATGTCAATTGGTATGACATGGCAGCGGATCGCATCATGCTTTGGAATCAGTCGGCGAACCCTGTACAGACACAGGCAAATTCTGGGAGTGGAGCCATTACAGTTTTCAGTTTTATCAAACCAGGAGTTGGACACAATTGTTAGTGATATATTACACAACACTCCAAATGCAGGTGAAACATATGTAATGGGAAGTCTTAGATCCCGTGGCTTAAGAGTCCAAAGGTGGCGTTTAAGACTGAGCCTACATCATGTTGATCCAATTGGGCGGTCATTTAGACGTCGTCATGCCATACATCGAAGGGTGTACAGTGTTCAGGCACCCAACCAATTATGGTGAGTTTTGTAAAAGAAGCAATGTACTGCCATAATAGCAATTATTGTGTATTTTGTCAAGCTTTTTATTTATGGTAGCCAAACACATTAAGAAATACTTATTTCTTCAGAATCTTAAGTCCTCTATACTTTTTGCTTTCATTGTAACTGTGATGCAGTATACACATGCTCAAAAGTGGATTCTTATCTCCCAACAGGCATTTTGATGGTAACCACAAACTGGTTAGGTGGCGGATGGTCTTTCATGGCTGTGTGGATGGCTTCAGTCGGACTATCATATACCTACGATGCTTATCTAATAATAGAGCTTCAAGTGTATTGTCATTATTCTTAGAGGGAATAGCCAACTTTGGTTTGCCCTTAAGAGTCAGGTGTGATCATGGTATGGAAAATATACATGTTGCTCGTTTCATGTTAGAAAGAAGAGGACTGAACAGTGTTATTACAGGCGTCTCAGTGCATAACCAAAGGATTGAGAGACTGTGGGCAGAACTCAATAGAGTTGTAACAAGACATTTTGCAAATATCTTTAGCTTCATGGAAGAACATGGGTTACTTGATTCATTGAATGAATTACATCTATTTTGTCTCCATTATATTTACTTACCAAGAATTGAACAGGCTGTGACAGAATTTATGAACCAGTGGAACAACCATGGCCTCTCCACACAAGGAGGGCAGACGCCTCTTCAGCTGTGGCATACAGGTGTCATAAACAACATTGGAATCCATCCAGCTGTAAATGGTATTTTTGATGTTGATAACTATTACGGCATTGATGAAGAAGGACCCTTACCTGAACTTCAAACCAATAACAATGTTATAATTCCAGACATTGATGTAGCCATTAATGAGACTACCATGAACAGTATTCGAGTGAATCCATTAGAAAATGATGGAAACCATGGAATAAATTTATTTTCTTCACTTATAAATTTTCTGCAGTGAACAGCATgtgttaaaacatattttttaaacaaacaacatttgTGCACAAAGTTAAGGAGCACTTGCTTCTATTCGGACAGAGATGAGAAACGCCAACTGTTTGTATGAAACttaaatgacaatgaaaataaatgtcaacttgagctgatgtcatatcaattgcCACTGtatttattttggcattgatctagctgatgtcatcatatctatgtgtgaactgatgtcagcatattgcTCTAttaatgtgccaagtttgaagtaaattgaaacaaaattaatgtttttatagacatttgaaatttcacccattataagtaaatgagagaagaaaaatattttaaaaattcacaaaaaaatttgaattttaacctacttttcccaaaatgtaatcagatccattctgggtcactggcaatctataaacccaatttggaatgaattcaaccaatagttttgctgctaaagtgttaacaaacaaactgaaccaaaaacaataacctaccccttgccttccctttggggggtggAAAAATAGGTCTGCACCCTCTGACTGGAACCAGCAAGGTGGGCATTCAAATGCAACTAACAGTGGCCCTTTAGTTTTTTAAGACAGACCTAGACAAGCAGAgaaagaaaggtaaaatagagtATGATGTGTTCATGCCCTGCCAAACCCATATGTGTTGCCGAGTGCGAAGTCAAACTTCTCCTTGAACAGCAGGTATGACACGTGTAGTGGTAACTTGATACAGTTAACACACGTGTTGGCCATGGGGAACATTGGTGTACAGGAGAAGTCGTCATCTCCTTTGTGAATGAACTGGATGGAAGGGCTTGGTGAAAAGCCAATGGGTGGTACAACAGATGCTCCAGTTGCGAAGGCCAATATTTTCTGTAGTTTGGAGGGCCCTTCCTCCTCTTATacaaggaaaaaaagaacatcagtggttgtagtttttatgaaatatttacagagAAATTATCATCAGCTGAGAAGACATATTGGATAAGTCCAtttatattactattattatgtgattatatATAATCAGAATTTTATATATAATCAGTATTTCACACAACCAAAGAATCAAAAAATGTTATACCTCTTACAGTATTGATATCCTTTCATGTCTTCTACAACCTGAGGGTGAAAATTATACTTCAAATGGAATAATAAAAATTTTAGTTACCCTCTGCATCCTGGAGATAGTCTCTCCAGAATGTAACAACCATCTCCTCAGCAACTCTCTTGTTGCTTCCTTCAGGAGACAGATGAATGCTGAACAAATCATCCATCAGGTCAGCAGTCAGTGGGCTTGGCTCAAAGCAGAACAAAGGACGAAAGCTATCAGGATGTCTTTGGATTTTCTCCAGGACCCCAAGAGTTTTTAGTCCCTCACAGAATCTGTGCACAGAACATATACAATTGCATTCAACATTTAATTGTGGTTGCTAATAGGCCATAATAATATTGTGGCCATTTTTCTTTAACATCAAGCTCTGGGAAGGAAATACAAACTATGATATGGAAGGAATAATGTAAAGTCATAAATATGAAGAGAATCAGTCAAATCACTATAATTTTCTGCTTCCCAAATGATGAGTTACTGAAAAAGTAATGGATGTTATAAATCTGGAGGTGTATCGGCCAAAttttgaagataaaacaaaaatatttagtCATGTGTTAGTTACAGGTAACTGCATTCAGCCTCTTCTTACCATTATATAGTGACATCTATTTAATTCTGAAATATTAGGGCACATTGGAAATACATCTCTTAAAGCCTTTAGATAAAAAGCACCTCATTTATTCAAGCTCACGTCACAATATAAATTTTCTTGCTGTCTCTTCAAACTACCTCAAACATATCCTGGTTATATTATTACACaatgtgtacatgtatttgtctcaCTGCTACACATTTCTGTGTGTAGTTCTAACAGATTGCATCCACGAGTGTATTCTGTTTTATAAAATGATAGCAGGATATACCTGCTTCCAAAAACTGTGCAAGCTTAAACCAACCAGTGTATTTTAGTTCCAGGGTGTAATGCAGTTTTTACTATGCgtatttatatttttgaatgaaaTAAATGCCCCTCCAATTATTTTATATCACACTACATAATGTCTCTGTGTGAGTACTTGAAAGCTAAAAATGTAATTCAAATGTTTTGCCTTTTGAGTCATTTTTCCAAATTGTCACCATTCACTGCTTTTTCAGTTGTGTATCTTTCAGCAAGTGATTAAATGGTAATGTCATATTCTCCAAATTTATAATACTAGCAACTGGAAACATGGCAATATGACTTCATTCCTTCCACAACAGAACTTTGCATTCTGAGAGTGACATCAGAGGTAAAATGGCAGCCATGCAAATATGGTGAAGTTTTTAATAGAAATCATTTTGTTATGTTTGTCTGAAGTCATACTGGTCAATTAAACTCAGATTCCTATTCTGAATAACCTGACAGGAAACATCCAACTGAATACCTTTGAAATGGACACTGCACCCTGTAGATAACCTGAAACATGACAATGTCATGCACCAGTAGATCCCTGTCTCCTACTGACCGCATAGGCCTCAGGCATCCTGCATTGGCCAAATAGTCAAGTAGAGGAGCCTTTGACTTCTCAAGGTCTTCAAGAGTTGTACTTTCAGATACCTAACAGGAGCAGCAGAATGTTGGTTAAGGAGGTCTCTTAGTTTTACCCTTTTAGTTGAACACAATTATTAGAGGTATGTATAATTACATGACATCCAAAGGCACCCTTATACTTTGGACATTTTTCAATCACATGGCTAATCATGTCACAAAATACAAGGACAATGTAATTTTCTTATAACATTGGTCCACTGAGTAGTTGTGCACGTCTTTCTAAGAGACCAATTGGGAATATAGCAATGGGCAGACTGGCCTGGTGTGAAATGTCCTATGCCCTCTCTAAGTGGTAACTAATGAACAAACATCTTATTGTAGCCTAAACATTATGTAGTGTCAAATTTACTTCAACTTAATATCAACTTCCATTTACTTCACTTTACAAACTGACCTTTTTAACTTTTTCCAAAAGTTCTGTGTCAGCAATATCTTCTCGGACTGGATTGGCTGAGCCATCAACCAAAAGAGAAAATACTGTTGGGGAGAGGAAATTTGGAGGTGGACCGCCATGTACTAAGCTAACTGCAATGGCTCTGCCAGCTATGTAGTACCAGTCCTCTCTTAGAGCTGCAACACAATGGAAGACAGAGAAATGGAACATTGATAAATACCTAATAATACTACATAAAAACATGGAGAtcattgtatttttgtattatttacaaATCAgataaaaagttaattttaaataTAAAATGGATCCCAGCATCCATTTTTTGAAAAGCAAGTTATTACCAGTACTGTCCAGAGCCAGGttcttcctgttttcttttcCCTCAAACTAGGAGGACATGGCAATAGTCTCCATCAGCAGCCTCAAAAACTCTCTCCTTGGGCCCCCCAAATCCACCCCTTCCTCAATTCTCCCCATGTCATCTGAAAATTTTACACACATTCTGTAGGTGGGGTCATAGGATACCCTTTGGAAGCCTCGCTTTGCCCCATCCCAGATAGCAGCACGGTTTATATTGAATTTGCACTGCCGTTGTGTGCAAATTTTCCTTGACAACTCCTGCAGTATCACATCAACTGGCACCTTTTCTGTACTGTAAGAGAACATAGGAAAACAACAGAAATGCAACAATACCATATGTTTTGTAACATGATGCATTCTCTGAAATCacgggaataaaaaaaaaaaaaatacatatagctTTTGGGTCTGAAAAAGTTTAGGCAACATTAATCTGCATTCTTTGTAATTACCAGCAGAGGGCAGCTACTCTAGTGTCACAAAGAGCTAAGTGTAGTCTCAATTATTCAGTTATTAATTATTGGATCATATCATCCTCAGTAGTAATTCCTATCTCTTAAGCTTACGTTCTGTGTGTGCTACTTACAGATGACTCTCCAAACTAGCTGTTATCGCTTTGTTTAGTTCCTCGTCATCAGAAGATTCATCAGAAAGACTAGCTACAACTGTTACATATGAGATGTAGTCTTCATCACAACCAGGAGCAGAGTTGCCATCACTTCTTGCATTATCTTCTGCATCATGTCCACTCGTGCCAGGAGTTATTACTTTGCAGTTTTTGATAGTACTGGTGGTAATGTTATTGGCACCACTGCAGTCTTCATTAGCAGTTTTAGTGCGATGGTTGCCATCTCCACTGTGACCACTATGACAGCCAAACTTTGCAGCAGACCTTGTGGTAGCCTGCCCACTTCTGCCCATGGGGATTTGTGGACCAACTAATTCAACACAGTCTTCATCGCTGTCACCTGACATTGCTCTGGTAGTGGCGTGGGAAAGTTCATTTTCATCATCCATGTCAGTCTTAAACAGATAAAGATAGTTGAccattaaaatacagaaaaagcaaaaaactgtaattttgaAATTAAAATCTTAAAAATAAGTTACTAATTTTGTTCACTCAATGATACCACTAGCAATTTGATTTATGAATGCCAATTATCTTAAAAAAGTCtattatgtgattattatttttttaaataataaaacttattgatttttaaaatgggacagttcatattaatgaacatttacatgtaaatacaagaGATTATAGCCAtatggctaatttccatctcgagTCCCATTGGCACTTAAAAAAATTACAGATAACGAGATACCACAACTGAACaaagacatacaaaaagaaaaacaagcaacaacacataGTGTgctcaaacaaagaaaaacaggGGGACCAAGGCAGCCACCTAGCAAAACGTTATTAAGGTTTTCACATGATTATATTGCAGATATCCCATTATTGCTGTTACACATTACGTAAGACAACTTACTAAAAGGGTCGTTGATGGTCTCACATAGAGGGCTTTGGATTTATAAACCTTATGGAACATTATCCCATTCAGCTCTTGTCCCTCCTGGAGTTTTGGGGTCACCAGCTTATTGCCACAAGACATTAAAAACTGGATGCTAAAAAGGAAGATGAGGGtattataaagacaaaaaaaacaactttaaaattATGTAGCTTAACCAGCTATTGTAGCctatgtgtacatatgtgtatgtCCCTAGTTCCTTGGTCCTATGATCAGTGGGGGCTGGTCCATTCTTGTAGGTTTGCCAGGTTAACATTGATGTTAACAGCATTAATCCTAATTTATGTTGTGAATCGAGAATTATTGTATATACTCCACTGCATGGCACACTAAGACGCAAAACTACAACTACTTATTTACCCAATTACTGAATCTGCTGCAACAACAATATAACACACCACTATTAATCCAAATTGAATTTATTTTACTTACTTTCAAATTAGTAATTTGGAAACACAAATACAGATTGGTTCCATAAACTCATTAAATACTGTTAAATTACATAATTTTGAAAAAGTTGAACATTCTGATAACTGGCCATGGCTCATCTGATGAGTATATTATGCACTGATTGTGTATTTACATATCCACAGTGCCCATATGAAAGTCTTTTATTTGTACAGAGCATGTAATGCAGAAGTAAATCTTATTAGTTATTCCTAATATCACTCTTCTCAGGGGTCAAGGGTATAATAACAGCAATATTAGAGATGCTTATATTATTGTTATACACAGTCTGGAGAAAAAAATAACCATTACCTGACATCTTCTGGAATGCGCCCACCAAAGCCATCCCTGATGTGTTGTACAATTGT
This genomic window from Sphaeramia orbicularis chromosome 20, fSphaOr1.1, whole genome shotgun sequence contains:
- the LOC115411007 gene encoding uncharacterized protein LOC115411007, which translates into the protein MYLHLMLFVFHFQTFFLQAKGTEEEDIRFFLNSALQCIESLQREQPDSFSEERLYRQLDDHTRTLCTYIAAVSGYDHLNSGVSSQLVSLYRCFWHLLQDHYARQSSTNGTPNNLRPPTTLSGYRGRPRYTISAEQIEHCMSIGMTWQRIASCFGISRRTLYRHRQILGVEPLQFSVLSNQELDTIVSDILHNTPNAGETYVMGSLRSRGLRVQRWRLRLSLHHVDPIGRSFRRRHAIHRRVYSVQAPNQLWHFDGNHKLVRWRMVFHGCVDGFSRTIIYLRCLSNNRASSVLSLFLEGIANFGLPLRVRCDHGMENIHVARFMLERRGLNSVITGVSVHNQRIERLWAELNRVVTRHFANIFSFMEEHGLLDSLNELHLFCLHYIYLPRIEQAVTEFMNQWNNHGLSTQGGQTPLQLWHTGVINNIGIHPAVNGIFDVDNYYGIDEEGPLPELQTNNNVIIPDIDVAINETTMNSIRVNPLENDGNHGINLFSSLINFLQ
- the LOC115411005 gene encoding LOW QUALITY PROTEIN: G2/M phase-specific E3 ubiquitin-protein ligase-like (The sequence of the model RefSeq protein was modified relative to this genomic sequence to represent the inferred CDS: substituted 1 base at 1 genomic stop codon) codes for the protein MSANNLSEAATLLQSLLGSTQTLANASTDGQQPTTSVGSVDNRLAMLFPSHQAGSGSGATRGSPPLPLGANMPGCTPRYQAQKHFSSWTTCSRKKRMKTQQHGNFHNDVILLPNPSWGIVCKQGPKLRLHKHGHILSAFEFQKAWDYQTIVQHIRDGFGGRIPEDVSIQFLMSCGNKLVTPKLQEGQELNGIMFHKVYKSKALYVRPSTTLLTDMDDENELSHATTRAMSGDSDEDCVELVGPQIPMGRSGQATTRSAAKFGCHSGHSGDGNHRTKTANEDCSGANNITTSTIKNCKVITPGTSGHDAEDNARSDGNSAPGCDEDYISYVTVVASLSDESSDDEELNKAITASLESHLTEKVPVDVILQELSRKICTQRQCKFNINRAAIWDGAKRGFQRVSYDPTYRMCVKFSDDMGRIEEGVDLGGPRREFLRLLMETIAMSSXFEGKENRKNLALDSTALREDWYYIAGRAIAVSLVHGGPPPNFLSPTVFSLLVDGSANPVREDIADTELLEKVKKVSESTTLEDLEKSKAPLLDYLANAGCLRPMRSVGDRDLLVHDIVMFQVIYRVQCPFQRFCEGLKTLGVLEKIQRHPDSFRPLFCFEPSPLTADLMDDLFSIHLSPEGSNKRVAEEMVVTFWRDYLQDAEEEEGPSKLQKILAFATGASVVPPIGFSPSPSIQFIHKGDDDFSCTPMFPMANTCVNCIKLPLHVSYLLFKEKFDFALGNTYGFGRA